One stretch of Miscanthus floridulus cultivar M001 chromosome 18, ASM1932011v1, whole genome shotgun sequence DNA includes these proteins:
- the LOC136519549 gene encoding galactoside 2-alpha-L-fucosyltransferase-like, with product MTVPTLVILLGGSTGTPVVWVRTAMAGLRQGPDDFSFPYTRTTHDRLHGGLLVAGFDQESCHSRYQSAMYRRNPGRQPSSYLVSKLRRHEALQRRCGPGTAAYSSAVEQLKSGKNAASSPECRYLVSISYRGLGNRILAAASAFLYALLTDRVLLVDPSNEMGELFCEPFPDTTWLLPWSFPLWNFGFDTPERYGRMREHGVLRTDAINGGSPLAAAEMPAFAYIHLDYNHTDYDQLFFCDDDQRLLSSFQWLVVRTDSYIVPGLFLVKSFQEELDMLFPEREAVFHHLGRYLFHPTNHVWGLITRYYRANLAWARRRVGIQVRVFPWEPESPEFLERITKCTQEEGLLPRLMGTEEPAVTVTATAAATTAPGAKSSAVVITSLKAWYYEQMKGMYWENATANGEVVVVNQPSHEEYQHYGVKSHEYKAWAEIYLLSLTDMLVTTGKSTFGYVAQGLAGLRPWVLLKQANGTSGHRHSWCRRDMSLEPCFHIAPSYDCKRRHDSGEIVPHVRHCEDVPTGLKLVD from the exons ATGACCGTGCCCACGCTCGTCATCCTCCTCGGCGGCAGCACTGGCACGCCGGTGGTCTGGGTTAGGACGGCCATGGCCGGCCTACGGCAAG GTCCGGACGATTTCTCCTTCCCGTACACGAGGACAACGCACGACAGGCTTCACGGCGGGCTCTTGGTGGCAGGATTCGACCAGGAGTCGTGCCACAGCCGGTACCAATCGGCCATGTATCGCCGGAACCCCGGCAGGCAGCCTTCCTCGTACCTCGTCTCCAAGCTGCGGCGGCACGAAGCCCTGCAAAGGCGGTGCGGCCCCGGCACCGCCGCCTACTCCAGCGCAGTGGAGCAGCTCAAGTCCGGCAAGAACGCCGCGTCGTCCCCGGAGTGCAGGTACCTGGTGTCCATCTCCTACCGCGGGCTGGGGAACCGGATCCTCGCCGCCGCGTCTGCGTTCCTGTACGCGCTCCTCACCGACCGCGTGCTCCTTGTCGACCCCAGCAACGAGATGGGCGAGCTGTTCTGCGAGCCGTTCCCCGACACGACGTGGCTGCTGCCCTGGAGCTTCCCGCTCTGGAACTTCGGCTTCGACACGCCGGAGCGGTACGGCAGGATGCGAGAACACGGAGTGCTCAGGACGGACGCGATCAACGGCGGCTCCCCGTTGGCGGCGGCGGAGATGCCGGCGTTCGCGTACATTCACCTCGACTACAACCACACTGActacgaccagctgttcttctgcGACGACGACCAGCGGCTGCTGTCCAGCTTCCAGTGGCTGGTGGTGAGGACGGACAGCTACATCGTGCCGGGGCTGTTCCTCGTGAAGTCATTCCAGGAGGAGCTCGACATGCTGTTCCCGGAGCGCGAGGCCGTGTTCCACCACCTCGGCCGGTACCTGTTCCATCCCACGAACCATGTGTGGGGCCTAATCACGCGCTACTACCGCGCGAACCTGGCGTGGGCCCGGCGCCGAGTCGGCATCCAGGTCCGCGTCTTTCCATGGGAGCCCGAGTCTCCGGAGTTCCTGGAGAGGATCACCAAGTGCACGCAGGAGGAGGGGCTGCTTCCGAGACTGATGGGAACGGAAGAACCAGCCGTCACAGTgacagcgacggcggcggcgacgaccgcGCCTGGTGCCAAGTCAAGCGCCGTTGTGATCACCTCTCTCAAGGCCTGGTACTACGAGCAGATGAAGGGCATGTACTGGGAGAACGCGACGGCAAACGGCGAGGTGGTGGTCGTGAACCAGCCGAGCCACGAGGAATACCAGCACTACGGCGTGAAGTCGCACGAGTACAAGGCCTGGGCGGAGATCTACTTGCTAAGCCTGACGGACATGCTGGTCACCACCGGCAAGTCCACGTTCGGCTATGTAGCACAGGGACTCGCCGGGCTGAGGCCGTGGGTCCTGCTCAAACAGGCCAACGGCACATCGGGGCACAGGCACAGCTGGTGCCGCAGGGACATGTCCCTCGAGCCGTGTTTTCACATCGCGCCGTCGTACGACTGCAAGCGACGACATGACTCCGGCGAGATCGTGCCGCATGTGCGGCACTGCGAGGACGTGCCCACGGGGTTGAAGCTTGTTGACTGA
- the LOC136523658 gene encoding galactoside 2-alpha-L-fucosyltransferase-like: protein MAKLLVDANVKRRSWAVSAVLAAVVMTVPLLVIILSGSSNSGAPGIWIQTAVAGLRKGSNDLAMQPRSSARRHDRLLGGLLVDGFDEESCHSRYQSATYRRNAGRQPSTYLVSKLRRQESLQRRCGPGTAAYSNALEQLRSGKSVASPECRYIVSVPIEGLGNRILARASRATSKAVLVTSLKSWYYEQLKGMYWEHAAATGEAVSVDQPSHEEYQRSGARSHERKAWAEIYLLSLTDVLVTTGVSTFGYVVQGLGGVQPWVLYKSTNSSVVPDPPCGWDVSMEPCFHKPPSYDCRLKQWAADISKDVPYIQHCDDLSWGLKLVGRNK, encoded by the exons ATGGCGAAGCTGCTGGTCGACGCCAACGTCAAGCGGCGGAGCTGGGCGGTCAGTGCCGTGCTCGCTGCCGTCGTGATGACCGTGCctctcctcgtcatcatcctcaGTGGGAGCAGCAATTCTGGAGCACCGGGGATTTGGATTCAGACTGCCGTGGCCGGCTTACGCAAAG GTTCGAATGATCTCGCCATGCAGCCGAGGTCGTCAGCGCGGCGCCACGATAGGCTTCTCGGCGGCCTACTGGTCGACGGCTTCGACGAAGAATCCTGCCACAGCCGGTACCAATCCGCCACGTACCGTCGAAACGCCGGAAGGCAACCCTCGACGTACCTCGTCTCCAAGCTGCGGCGGCAGGAGTCCCTGCAAAGGCGGTGTGGCCCGGGCACTGCCGCCTACAGCAACGCCCTCGAGCAGCTGAGATCCGGCAAGAGCGTCGCGTCTCCCGAGTGCAGGTACATAGTCTCCGTACCCATCGAAGGCCTCGGAAACAGGATCCTCGCAAGAG CGTCCCGTGCCACGTCCAAAGCCGTTCTCGTCACCTCGCTCAAGTCATGGTACTACGAGCAACTGAAGGGCATGTACTGGGAGCACGCGGCGGCCACCGGCGAGGCGGTGAGCGTGGACCAGCCGAGCCACGAGGAGTACCAGCGCTCCGGCGCCAGGTCGCACGAGCGCAAGGCGTGGGCCGAGATATACCTGCTGAGCCTGACTGATGTGCTGGTGACCACCGGCGTGTCGACGTTTGGTTACGTGGTGCAGGGGCTCGGCGGCGTGCAGCCGTGGGTGCTGTACAAGTCTACCAACAGCTCTGTCGTGCCTGATCCACCGTGCGGCTGGGACGTGTCCATGGAGCCGTGCTTCCACAAACCACCGAGCTATGATTGCCGGCTGAAGCAGTGGGCGGCGGACATCTCAAAGGATGTGCCGTACATCCAGCACTGTGACGACTTGAGCTGGGGGCTGAAACTTGTTGGTCGGAACAAATAG
- the LOC136519412 gene encoding galactoside 2-alpha-L-fucosyltransferase-like, with translation MAKLLVDANVKRRSWAVSAVLAAVVMTVPLLVIILSGSSNSGAPGIWIQTAVAGLRKGSNDLAMQPRSSARRHDRLLGGLLVDGFDEESCHSRYQSATYRRNAGRQPSTYLVSKLRRQESLQRRCGPGTAAYSNALEQLRSGKSVASPECRYIVSVPIEGLGNRILAAASAFLYALLTDRVVLVDPSNDMDNLFCEPFLGATWLLPEGFPLASYANFSIDTAETYGNMLKNKVIGADAAADAQLPAFAYVYLHSDAGVHDRNFFWDEDQRLLRHVQWLVMSTDNYIVPGLFLTKAFRGELGMMFPERDAVFHHLGRYLFHPNNHVWGLVTRYYDAYLAGATQRVGIQVRVFGGQPNSPELLEQITSCTQKQKLLPEVRAAGEPTTTLPASRAKESKAVLVTSLKPWYEEKLRSMYWEHATATGEAVSVHQPSHEEYQRFGVKSHDTKAWAEIYLLSLTDVLVTTSQSTFGYVAQGLGGLRPWVMYKPANGTVVPDPPCGRDVSMEPCFFQPPNYNLWQDQWLDASKIVPHVQRCPDFAWGGLKLVGANE, from the exons ATGGCGAAGCTGCTGGTCGACGCCAACGTCAAGCGGCGGAGCTGGGCGGTCAGTGCCGTGCTCGCTGCCGTCGTGATGACCGTGCctctcctcgtcatcatcctcaGTGGGAGCAGCAATTCTGGAGCACCGGGGATTTGGATTCAGACTGCCGTGGCCGGCTTACGCAAAG GTTCGAATGATCTCGCCATGCAGCCGAGGTCGTCAGCGCGGCGCCACGATAGGCTTCTCGGCGGCCTACTGGTCGACGGCTTCGACGAAGAATCCTGCCACAGCCGGTACCAATCCGCCACGTACCGTCGAAACGCCGGAAGGCAACCCTCGACGTACCTCGTCTCCAAGCTGCGGCGGCAGGAGTCCCTGCAAAGGCGGTGTGGCCCGGGCACTGCCGCCTACAGCAACGCCCTCGAGCAGCTGAGATCCGGCAAGAGCGTCGCGTCTCCCGAGTGCAGGTACATAGTCTCCGTACCCATCGAAGGCCTCGGAAACAGGATCCTCGCCGCAGCGTCGGCTTTCCTGTACGCGCTGCTCACGGACCGCGTCGTCCTCGTCGACCCCAGCAACGACATGGACAACCTGTTCTGCGAGCCGTTCCTCGGAGCCACGTGGCTGCTGCCGGAGGGCTTCCCGCTGGCGAGCTACGCCAACTTCAGCATCGACACCGCCGAGACGTACGGGAACATGCTGAAGAACAAGGTGATCGGCGCagacgccgccgccgacgcgcagCTGCCCGCGTTCGCGTACGTCTACCTCCACAGCGACGCCGGCGTCCATGACAGGAACTTCTTCTGGGACGAAGACCAGAGGCTGCTCCGGCACGTCCAGTGGCTGGTGATGAGCACGGACAACTACATCGTGCCGGGGCTGTTTCTTACGAAAGCGTTCCGAGGGGAGCTCGGCATGATGTTCCCGGAGCGCGACGCCGTGTTCCACCACCTGGGCCGGTACCTGTTCCACCCGAACAACCACGTCTGGGGCCTCGTCACGCGCTACTACGACGCCTACCTCGCGGGCGCCACGCAGCGCGTCGGGATCCAGGTGCGCGTCTTCGGCGGCCAGCCGAACTCGCCGGAGCTCCTGGAGCAGATCACCTCGTGCACGCAGAAGCAGAAGCTGCTCCCGGAAGTGCGCGCCGCGGGAGAGCCGACGACGACGTTGCCAGCGTCGCGTGCCAAGGAGTCTAAAGCCGTTCTCGTCACGTCCCTGAAGCCCTGGTACGAGGAGAAACTCAGGAGCATGTACTGGGAGCACGCGACGGCCACGGGGGAGGCGGTGAGCGTGCACCAGCCCAGCCACGAGGAGTACCAGCGCTTCGGCGTGAAGTCGCACGACACCAAGGCTTGGGCCGAGATCTATCTGCTGAGCCTGACCGACGTGCTGGTGACCACCAGCCAGTCCACGTTCGGGTACgtcgcccaggggctcggtggCCTGAGGCCGTGGGTGATGTACAAGCCGGCCAACGGCACAGTGGTGCCGGATCCGCCGTGCGGCCGGGACGTGTCAATGGAGCCGTGCTTTTTCCAGCCGCCGAACTACAACCTCTGGCAGGACCAATGGCTGGATGCCAGTAAGATTGTGCCACACGTCCAGCGCTGCCCCGACTTCGCCTGGGGGGGCCTGAAACTTGTTGGTGCGAATGAATAG